One Chitinophaga sp. H8 DNA window includes the following coding sequences:
- the alaS gene encoding alanine--tRNA ligase, producing MTASEIRQQFMDFFASKGHQIVPSAPIVVKNDPTLLFTNAGMNQFKDYFLGNKVPAHKRVADTQKCLRVSGKHNDLEEVGIDTYHHTMFEMLGNWSFGDYFKKEAIAWSWELLTEVYKIPKDRLYVTVFEGDANENLPKDEEAYNFWKEVIAEDRILLGNKKDNFWEMGDTGPCGPCSEIHVDCRLDDERSQVPGSTLVNADHPQVIEIWNNVFMQFNRQKDGSLVPLPAKHVDTGMGLERLVRVLQGKQSNYDTDLFMGTVHTTEKLTGKVYTQSDDKKDVAFRVIADHIRAICFTIADGQLPSNNGAGYVIRRILRRAVRYYFSFLEVKKPLLHELVPVLAQQFAHVFPELQQQQEFVKKVVFEEENNFLRTLDSGIRRMEDVMGKATTKAVDGKTAFELYDTFGFPLDLTNLIAAENGFAVDEKGFEAAMKQQKDRSRAATELDMDDWTILDETPASVFVGYELLETNTKVLKYRKIKAKGKEQYQVVLAQTPFYAESGGQVGDTGILFFDNEAIAVTDTKKENDLIVHFTDTLPQQIQAPVKAEIDKAKRSNTARHHSATHLLHAALREVLGTHVAQKGSLVNADYLRFDFSHFAKVTDEELARIEAIVNEKIRLNIPVVIKELPKEQALQLGAMALFGEKYGDIVRVVIMDPAYSVELCGGTHIGSTGELGLFKFTAESAVAAGVRRIEAVTGSKAEDYINEQLLQLKAVKAALKNPKELLKTVETLIQDKTTLEKQVEALELEKVKQMAVGLKSAAENINGVNFLGKVVTISTAEGLKNLAFALKNDIPDHVLVLAANIAGKASVALLIADNLVTSKGWEAPKMIKELVAPLIKGGGGGQKNFATAGGQETGQLEQVIQKIKGAIQS from the coding sequence ATGACAGCTTCCGAGATCAGACAGCAATTCATGGACTTTTTTGCCTCCAAAGGGCACCAGATCGTCCCTTCCGCGCCTATAGTAGTAAAAAATGACCCCACCCTTTTGTTCACCAATGCGGGCATGAACCAGTTTAAAGACTACTTCCTGGGCAACAAGGTACCGGCCCATAAACGGGTGGCTGATACCCAGAAATGCCTGCGCGTAAGCGGAAAACACAATGATCTGGAAGAAGTAGGGATCGATACCTACCACCATACCATGTTTGAAATGCTGGGCAACTGGAGCTTTGGCGACTACTTTAAAAAAGAAGCCATCGCCTGGAGCTGGGAACTATTGACGGAAGTATACAAAATACCGAAAGACAGGCTCTATGTAACTGTGTTTGAGGGAGATGCAAATGAAAACCTCCCTAAAGACGAAGAAGCTTATAACTTCTGGAAAGAAGTGATCGCGGAAGACCGTATCCTCCTGGGAAACAAAAAGGATAACTTCTGGGAAATGGGAGATACCGGCCCCTGCGGCCCCTGCTCGGAAATCCACGTAGACTGCCGCCTGGATGATGAACGGAGCCAAGTACCCGGCAGCACCCTCGTCAACGCAGATCACCCACAGGTGATAGAAATATGGAATAACGTATTCATGCAGTTCAACCGGCAGAAAGATGGGAGCCTGGTGCCTTTACCGGCCAAACATGTGGATACCGGTATGGGGCTGGAACGCCTCGTTAGGGTATTGCAGGGCAAACAGTCCAACTACGATACCGACCTCTTCATGGGTACCGTACACACCACCGAAAAGCTGACAGGTAAAGTATATACCCAGTCTGATGATAAAAAAGATGTGGCTTTCCGGGTAATCGCAGACCACATCCGCGCCATCTGTTTTACCATCGCGGATGGCCAGCTGCCCTCCAACAACGGTGCCGGCTACGTGATACGCCGTATCCTCCGCAGGGCAGTAAGATATTATTTCTCTTTCCTGGAAGTGAAAAAACCACTGCTCCATGAACTCGTACCGGTACTGGCACAGCAATTTGCCCATGTATTCCCGGAATTACAACAACAACAGGAGTTCGTGAAAAAAGTAGTGTTTGAAGAAGAAAATAACTTCCTCCGCACCCTGGACAGCGGTATCCGCCGGATGGAAGATGTAATGGGCAAAGCCACTACTAAAGCAGTAGATGGCAAAACCGCCTTTGAATTATACGACACCTTTGGCTTTCCCCTGGATCTTACCAACCTCATTGCTGCGGAAAATGGCTTTGCCGTAGACGAAAAAGGCTTTGAGGCTGCCATGAAACAGCAAAAAGACCGCTCCAGGGCTGCTACTGAACTGGATATGGACGACTGGACCATCCTGGATGAAACACCTGCCTCCGTTTTTGTAGGTTATGAACTCCTGGAAACCAATACCAAAGTCCTGAAATACCGTAAAATAAAGGCCAAAGGCAAGGAACAATACCAGGTAGTGCTGGCCCAAACCCCTTTCTATGCAGAAAGTGGCGGACAAGTGGGTGATACCGGGATCCTGTTCTTTGATAATGAAGCAATTGCGGTAACAGATACCAAGAAGGAAAACGACCTGATCGTTCACTTTACAGATACACTGCCCCAACAGATACAGGCACCGGTAAAAGCAGAAATAGACAAGGCCAAACGCAGCAATACTGCCCGCCATCACTCTGCTACACACCTCTTGCATGCTGCCCTCCGGGAAGTACTGGGTACACACGTAGCCCAGAAAGGCTCCCTGGTAAATGCAGATTACCTCCGGTTCGACTTCTCCCATTTTGCCAAGGTGACTGATGAAGAACTGGCCCGGATAGAAGCGATCGTTAATGAAAAGATCCGCCTCAATATACCGGTTGTGATCAAGGAGTTGCCCAAAGAACAGGCACTCCAGCTGGGTGCGATGGCCCTGTTTGGTGAAAAATACGGAGACATCGTACGGGTGGTAATCATGGACCCGGCCTATTCTGTAGAATTATGTGGGGGTACCCACATTGGCAGTACCGGTGAGCTGGGCCTGTTTAAGTTTACGGCGGAAAGTGCCGTAGCTGCCGGAGTACGCCGTATTGAAGCAGTTACCGGTAGCAAGGCGGAAGACTATATAAACGAACAGCTCCTGCAACTGAAAGCGGTAAAAGCTGCCCTGAAAAATCCGAAGGAACTGCTGAAAACAGTGGAAACACTGATACAGGACAAAACTACACTGGAAAAACAAGTGGAAGCACTGGAACTGGAAAAAGTGAAACAAATGGCCGTGGGATTGAAATCTGCAGCGGAAAATATAAATGGGGTCAACTTCCTGGGCAAAGTAGTAACAATCAGCACTGCGGAAGGATTGAAAAACCTTGCCTTTGCACTGAAAAATGATATACCGGACCATGTGCTGGTGCTGGCGGCTAATATCGCCGGCAAAGCAAGTGTGGCCCTGCTGATAGCAGATAACCTGGTAACTTCAAAAGGTTGGGAAGCACCCAAAATGATCAAAGAACTGGTAGCCCCCCTCATAAAAGGCGGCGGTGGAGGCCAGAAAAACTTTGCAACAGCAGGTGGCCAGGAAACAGGCCAACTGGAACAGGTAATCCAGAAAATAAAAGGAGCCATCCAATCATAA